The Ignavibacteriales bacterium genome includes a window with the following:
- a CDS encoding C25 family cysteine peptidase has protein sequence MFKNIFIISFLLCVIALQISAQEKWIPFYKQERSAPSVNLTTSNNNNVSFTVQINGISVSDRKLEKITYQSLSFPEGEVISKEGSPQVPMITKLIAIPDCNDISISVIPSDQKEFKNYNIVPAPRYEKKKWQDGSDFQEEIFDEDKTVYSSSSDFPGKYGEIIETGYCRDQKVARIAIYPVQFNPVGKAIKVFTNFYISVSFTNPTSAVNKELGIFRNMMHHAALNYELSGLSASSTGKEVNEIISNIGLNKNTPASVTSGSVTRVTNLSTLVGSLAIPVDYLIITHSSLFNSSYLTTLANWRRDHNSYDVVICQVDAAGTNNDIYDFEDTPGHIKYPSTSTTRYISIRDFIQDVYLNGKANNTGNGHLGYICLVGDALDDLNTTVMLPAAYPPNTPPYYYTSLEQGGDYYYACLTSTGGTIDNDQDVMYGRISVGNETELSNVVSKITNYEANSAGNWNNNCTFVSSAPEFFSTADPKMRDMTNIVPPTISKSYAYRAYDYSAATLVTEANPIRGWRYTWTQYNTNNGCSQVCGAADLNYWLYTKLNSGIHTFVYEDHGGWNALNPNEGCGRRIFYLNGGNCCDGIDTGSVNTKLNNSLYSFMIFNCCDAGHLDHTSGDCVAEVVANFANKGAIGIIASSRDSNTGSFGLVDQYVIEAEYNHLSHVMGEAVMEMKLRLSPSPYNDHLQYRRQYNLYGDPALNLFPTGYTITENLTMSGNNTISENITVASGVTLTVSAGANLRFTNGAALTVNGTLAANGTSSSRVTLNFIANNNNGITVNSGGTANISYSDISNALNGIYFNQGAGTVDNCTMSNCSNGVQITSATPTIQYCTISNNEYGIKVTNSYSQSWTASNFSHNTITGNTSYGIYLYNSSPTLTYNTITGNNVGSTLWYSSNPILNHNTLNSNTNYGLACYGSASPNMYTNPTYSFGGNNIIRSNGNKGIVITVSSNPNIGNVPANSGGNNSIFGNTGYEVDNTSSNTILACRNYWGNANGPQTGDINGTVNTSYYLTSDPNPLLKMSTFVPSFDYDSTLNIPLAIQQANYEMIYNNYSKASGILKEYLVKEKFSAFGNMAAVLFLKNIDFYLDNKSSINEVEILLNSELSNNVRYELLSGLSLIFQKVNNNDAALNCLEKVTDLKLSREQNNNLLFQKAFLYMYSVQDIAKGKFYLNEIIKNNTDNSLDYQLALDELNSLPDLNNNQPRSRNVEKPDLTKSEIPNEYNLLGNFPNPFNPSTTLKYALPKVSNVELKIYDLMGREIKTLVSGNFTAGYKEVVWDGRNSSGEQVSSGIYLYRLVAKSLMDGKTFEKSAKLIMMK, from the coding sequence ATGTTTAAGAATATATTTATAATATCCTTCCTCCTTTGTGTAATAGCATTACAGATTTCTGCGCAGGAGAAATGGATACCATTTTATAAACAGGAAAGATCAGCACCTTCAGTGAACTTAACTACATCGAACAACAATAATGTATCTTTTACAGTTCAGATTAATGGCATCTCAGTTTCAGATAGAAAATTAGAAAAAATAACATACCAATCCTTATCATTTCCTGAGGGCGAAGTAATTTCCAAAGAAGGTTCTCCTCAGGTGCCAATGATTACGAAGCTGATTGCTATTCCGGATTGTAATGATATTTCAATTTCTGTTATACCTTCTGACCAAAAGGAATTTAAAAATTATAATATAGTTCCAGCACCAAGATATGAAAAAAAGAAATGGCAGGATGGCAGCGACTTTCAGGAAGAAATATTTGATGAGGATAAAACAGTTTATTCTTCATCTTCAGATTTCCCGGGAAAATATGGTGAGATAATTGAGACCGGTTATTGCCGTGATCAAAAGGTTGCACGAATTGCAATTTATCCTGTACAATTTAATCCGGTAGGCAAAGCTATAAAAGTTTTCACAAACTTTTATATCAGCGTTTCTTTTACTAATCCAACCTCCGCAGTTAATAAAGAACTTGGCATATTCCGAAATATGATGCACCATGCAGCTTTGAATTATGAATTAAGCGGGTTAAGTGCCTCATCAACAGGAAAAGAAGTAAACGAAATTATTTCTAATATTGGCTTAAATAAAAACACGCCTGCAAGTGTTACTTCAGGAAGTGTTACAAGAGTAACTAACCTTTCTACTTTAGTTGGTTCTTTAGCAATACCAGTTGATTATCTGATAATTACGCACTCCAGCCTGTTTAACAGTAGTTACTTAACAACACTTGCCAATTGGCGGAGAGATCATAACAGCTATGATGTTGTTATTTGTCAGGTTGACGCAGCGGGAACTAACAATGATATTTATGATTTTGAAGATACACCAGGTCATATTAAATATCCTTCTACAAGCACAACAAGATACATAAGCATACGCGATTTTATTCAAGATGTATATCTTAATGGAAAAGCCAACAACACAGGTAATGGGCATTTAGGTTATATTTGTCTCGTAGGTGATGCACTTGATGATCTAAATACAACGGTAATGTTACCTGCCGCCTATCCACCCAATACCCCACCTTATTATTATACCTCACTTGAACAAGGTGGCGATTATTACTATGCTTGCCTCACCTCAACAGGAGGTACTATTGATAATGATCAGGATGTTATGTATGGAAGAATATCAGTAGGAAACGAAACAGAATTGAGTAATGTTGTAAGTAAAATTACAAACTATGAAGCAAACTCAGCTGGTAACTGGAATAATAACTGTACGTTCGTTTCCTCTGCACCAGAATTTTTTAGCACTGCCGATCCTAAAATGAGGGATATGACCAATATAGTACCACCAACAATTTCTAAAAGCTATGCTTATCGTGCTTATGATTATAGTGCTGCTACTTTAGTAACTGAAGCAAATCCAATCAGAGGGTGGAGATATACTTGGACTCAGTATAATACTAATAATGGATGTTCACAAGTATGTGGAGCTGCTGATTTAAATTATTGGCTCTATACTAAGTTAAACAGTGGTATTCATACCTTCGTTTATGAAGACCATGGCGGATGGAATGCATTAAATCCAAATGAGGGCTGCGGCAGAAGAATTTTTTATTTAAACGGAGGAAATTGTTGTGATGGAATTGATACCGGCAGCGTTAATACTAAATTAAATAATAGTCTATATTCATTTATGATTTTCAATTGCTGCGATGCAGGTCATTTGGATCATACTTCAGGGGATTGTGTTGCTGAGGTGGTTGCTAACTTTGCTAACAAGGGCGCGATTGGTATAATAGCTTCTTCAAGAGATAGTAATACAGGTTCTTTTGGACTAGTGGATCAGTATGTTATTGAAGCAGAGTATAATCATCTTTCACACGTTATGGGTGAGGCAGTGATGGAGATGAAACTAAGATTGAGCCCAAGTCCATACAACGATCATCTTCAATATAGACGTCAATACAATCTTTATGGAGATCCGGCATTAAATCTTTTTCCAACTGGTTATACAATTACAGAAAACCTTACAATGTCGGGTAACAATACAATTTCTGAAAATATAACAGTTGCATCTGGAGTAACACTTACAGTTTCAGCAGGCGCTAATCTTCGGTTTACGAATGGAGCTGCACTAACTGTAAATGGCACTTTAGCAGCTAACGGAACATCTTCAAGCAGAGTAACTCTAAATTTTATAGCTAATAATAATAATGGAATAACTGTAAACAGCGGTGGCACTGCTAATATTTCATATTCAGATATTTCTAATGCACTTAATGGAATTTATTTTAATCAAGGCGCAGGAACAGTTGACAATTGCACAATGTCAAATTGTTCTAATGGAGTTCAGATAACTTCAGCAACTCCTACAATCCAGTATTGTACAATCAGTAATAATGAATATGGAATTAAAGTAACTAATAGTTATTCGCAAAGCTGGACTGCAAGTAATTTTTCTCATAATACAATAACCGGCAATACAAGCTATGGAATATATTTATATAATTCATCGCCAACGCTTACTTATAATACAATAACAGGCAACAATGTAGGTTCAACACTATGGTATTCCAGTAATCCTATTTTAAACCATAATACTTTGAATAGCAATACTAATTACGGATTAGCTTGTTACGGTTCAGCAAGTCCAAATATGTATACTAACCCAACTTATTCTTTTGGAGGTAATAATATTATCAGGTCGAACGGAAATAAAGGAATAGTAATTACTGTTTCTTCCAATCCCAATATTGGTAATGTACCAGCTAATTCCGGTGGAAATAATTCAATATTCGGAAACACAGGTTATGAGGTTGATAATACTTCTTCTAATACAATATTAGCCTGCCGTAATTATTGGGGAAATGCTAACGGTCCTCAAACAGGCGATATAAATGGCACAGTAAATACGAGCTACTATTTAACTTCTGATCCGAATCCCTTACTAAAAATGAGCACCTTTGTGCCTTCTTTTGATTATGACAGCACATTAAATATTCCGCTTGCTATTCAGCAGGCAAATTATGAAATGATTTATAATAATTATAGTAAAGCTTCCGGGATTCTAAAAGAATACCTGGTGAAAGAAAAATTTAGCGCGTTTGGAAATATGGCAGCAGTACTTTTCTTAAAAAATATCGATTTCTATTTGGACAATAAAAGTAGTATAAATGAAGTTGAAATTTTATTAAACTCTGAATTGAGTAATAACGTAAGATATGAACTACTTTCAGGATTATCATTAATTTTTCAAAAAGTAAACAATAATGACGCTGCACTAAATTGCCTGGAAAAAGTGACAGATCTAAAATTATCAAGAGAACAAAACAATAATTTATTATTTCAGAAAGCATTTCTATATATGTACTCTGTACAGGATATTGCTAAAGGTAAATTTTATTTAAACGAGATAATAAAAAACAATACAGACAATTCGTTAGATTATCAATTGGCTCTTGATGAATTGAATTCATTGCCTGATCTTAATAATAATCAACCCAGGTCCAGAAACGTTGAAAAACCTGATTTGACTAAATCAGAAATACCAAATGAATATAATCTTCTCGGAAACTTTCCTAATCCTTTTAATCCAAGTACAACACTAAAATATGCTCTTCCAAAAGTTTCAAATGTAGAATTGAAGATTTACGATTTGATGGGAAGAGAAATTAAGACTTTAGTTTCAGGTAATTTCACAGCAGGTTATAAAGAAGTTGTATGGGATGGAAGAAATAGTTCAGGAGAGCAGGTTTCAAGCGGAATTTATCTTTACCGTCTTGTAGCTAAATCACTGATGGATGGAAAGACGTTTGAAAAATCTGCAAAGTTGATAATGATGAAATAA
- a CDS encoding YCF48-related protein has translation MNKRFLFLIIILLFEQVSAQQGWFWQYPKPQGNTLNDIFIFDSAKAIAVGDLGTVIKTYDGGKNWDVQHHAGGTDIDLYSVHFTDTLNGWACGGIWWMEKNVLLKTTDGGKKWEELETGNTLPLNAVYFVDADTGFVVGEDGIVLRTTDGGSSWDIRNMNDYIGGYLDVFRLLAITFTDKQNGFIVGSGYYGNQIYKTTDCGKTWQWDENVIRPKIFSDLNDICIIDKNSGFIVGNAGVFLKTKDGGNTWQHDSVGGTEYSVCFTDSLNGWIAGEGFILGTTDGGESWTEIITNNALLKIRFAKHNFEEEGTGWSVGVDGMIYKTTNAGENWITQREKKYDFRSIYFVDESNGWAVGDSGVILHTENGGANWNKQNQNDSLILSSVCAIDNQNVFAVGSVLDLEYIPTRVKNAIILLSTDGGQNWQKQIFDTLYAFNSIFFINNSVGWIASGLSLLKTTDKGNTWKNITTDKNIPTQNLQFINKDVGWGNLYGGYNIFKTIDGGKNWKSVCIDSTFSVNSFYFINADIGWAAGVGHDPITYYWNKYIYKTIDGGDSWTLCTNVPRAEYSSISFINENIGWAGGAKNFGSLWESQMIKTTDGGKTWFEQNAPNTVGIASIFSVNENICYAVGYDGIFKTTDGGGIVYVKEKENNAVPKNIELYQNFPNPFNPTTVINYQLSEPSDVKLKIYDVLGREIAMLVNKFQKEGKYSFNYNADGLSSGVYFYVLQAGELTSTKKMILIR, from the coding sequence ATGAATAAGAGATTTTTATTTTTAATTATCATCCTGCTATTTGAACAAGTATCAGCACAGCAAGGCTGGTTCTGGCAGTACCCAAAACCACAAGGAAATACACTTAATGATATTTTTATTTTTGATTCTGCCAAAGCAATTGCAGTTGGAGATTTGGGAACAGTAATAAAAACATACGATGGCGGAAAAAACTGGGATGTTCAGCACCACGCTGGCGGAACAGACATAGATTTATACAGTGTTCACTTTACCGACACATTAAATGGCTGGGCTTGCGGAGGTATATGGTGGATGGAAAAAAATGTTTTACTAAAAACAACTGATGGTGGAAAAAAATGGGAAGAATTAGAGACGGGAAATACCTTACCACTTAATGCCGTTTATTTTGTAGATGCTGATACAGGCTTTGTTGTTGGTGAGGATGGAATAGTACTAAGAACTACAGATGGGGGCAGCAGCTGGGATATACGTAATATGAACGATTATATTGGAGGTTACTTAGATGTATTTAGATTGTTGGCAATAACATTTACAGATAAACAAAATGGTTTTATTGTAGGTTCAGGGTATTATGGCAACCAAATTTATAAGACAACAGACTGCGGAAAAACGTGGCAGTGGGATGAAAATGTTATTAGGCCAAAAATATTTAGCGATTTAAACGACATTTGTATTATTGATAAGAACAGTGGTTTTATAGTTGGCAACGCAGGTGTGTTTTTAAAAACTAAAGACGGAGGTAATACCTGGCAACATGATAGTGTAGGTGGTACAGAGTATTCCGTGTGTTTTACTGATTCACTTAACGGATGGATAGCAGGTGAGGGATTTATATTGGGAACAACTGATGGCGGTGAAAGTTGGACTGAAATTATTACAAATAATGCTTTATTAAAAATAAGATTTGCTAAACATAATTTTGAAGAAGAAGGAACTGGCTGGAGTGTTGGTGTAGATGGAATGATTTATAAAACTACTAACGCAGGTGAAAACTGGATTACCCAAAGAGAGAAAAAATATGATTTCAGATCTATTTATTTTGTTGATGAGAGCAATGGCTGGGCTGTTGGCGATAGTGGGGTAATTTTACACACAGAGAATGGAGGTGCAAATTGGAATAAACAAAATCAGAATGATAGCTTAATTTTATCTTCTGTTTGTGCAATTGATAACCAAAATGTTTTTGCAGTAGGTTCTGTACTTGATCTTGAATATATCCCTACAAGAGTAAAAAATGCAATAATATTACTTTCAACAGATGGGGGACAAAATTGGCAAAAACAAATATTTGATACTTTATATGCATTCAATTCAATATTTTTTATAAATAACTCGGTGGGATGGATTGCTTCAGGTCTTAGTTTATTAAAAACTACAGATAAAGGAAATACATGGAAAAATATAACAACTGATAAGAATATACCTACACAAAATCTACAGTTCATAAATAAAGATGTTGGCTGGGGGAACTTATATGGTGGGTACAATATTTTCAAAACTATTGATGGTGGGAAAAATTGGAAATCTGTATGCATTGATTCCACTTTCTCTGTAAACTCTTTTTATTTTATCAATGCGGATATAGGATGGGCAGCGGGAGTAGGTCATGATCCTATTACATACTACTGGAACAAATATATTTACAAAACAATAGATGGAGGGGATAGTTGGACTCTTTGTACAAATGTACCAAGGGCAGAATATAGCTCAATCTCTTTTATTAATGAAAACATTGGATGGGCAGGCGGAGCAAAAAATTTTGGTTCGTTATGGGAATCCCAAATGATTAAAACTACAGATGGAGGCAAAACCTGGTTTGAACAGAATGCACCTAACACGGTTGGAATAGCAAGTATTTTTTCAGTAAATGAAAACATTTGCTATGCAGTAGGATATGATGGAATATTTAAAACAACGGATGGCGGAGGGATTGTTTATGTAAAAGAAAAAGAAAATAACGCTGTACCAAAGAACATAGAACTTTATCAGAATTTTCCTAATCCATTTAATCCAACAACGGTAATTAACTATCAGTTATCAGAACCCAGCGATGTTAAACTGAAAATATATGATGTGTTGGGAAGAGAAATAGCAATGTTAGTTAATAAATTTCAAAAAGAAGGTAAATATTCGTTTAATTACAATGCCGATGGACTATCAAGCGGGGTTTATTTTTATGTACTTCAGGCAGGGGAATTGACTTCAACAAAGAAAATGATCTTGATCCGATAG